The Cetobacterium sp. NK01 genome segment GTTTAAAGCTCTTGAAACTATTGTTAATTGGGAAAATTTTGTTTTATCTGTAAATGAAGCTGAGAAATTAGCAAGGCCAGTAGATTATGATTATTTAGATTTATTAGAAAAAAGATTTTATTTTTTAAGAAGATATACTCCAAAATTTTTACATCTATTAGAATTTAAATCTACAAAAGCTAATGAATCTTTAATTGAAGGAATTGATATACTTAAAGATATTAACGAGAGTGGGAAAAGGAAAATTCCTGAAGATGCTCCAATAGATTTTATCTCTAAAAGATGGAGTAAATATGTATTTGAAAAAGATAACAGTATCAATAGACATTACTACGAAATGGCCGTTCTCTCTGAACTTAGAGAACATATTAGAGCTGGAGATATATCTATTTCTGGAAGTAGACAGTATATGGATTTTGAAGAGTATCTATTTTCAAAAGATGAATGGCAAGAATCTAAAATTTTTTCTAGATTAGCTGTGAGCTTAGAATTGGAAGATTATTTTACCGAGAGAAAATTAAGCATGGATAAAAGGCTGAGATGGTTTTCTAAAAATATTAATCAAATAAAAGGAATCTCTATTGAAAATGGAAAAATTTCAATTTCAAGATTGGAAAAAAATATTCCTCTAGAAGCAGAACAACTGAGTTCAAAATTATATAAACTTATACCCAGAATTAATTTAACAGATCTTTTAATAGATGTTGTAAATATAACAGGATTCCATGAAGAGTTTATTCATGCATCAACGAATAAAAAGCCAGATAACAGTGAAAAAATAACTCTAATAGCAGCTTTAATAGGAATGGGAACAAATATAGGTCTTACAAAAATGGCAGATGCTGCTTCAGGGATATCGTATAAGCAAATGGCATATATTTCACAGTGGAGAATGCATGAAGATGCTTTAAATAGAGCTCAAGTTAACCTTGTTAATTTTCATACTAAACTAAACATGTCAAAATATTGGGGTGATGGAACTACTTCATCTTCGGATGGGATGCGTATGCAATTAGGAGTTACATCGCTTCATGCTGATTCTAATCCTCACTATGGGACTGGAAAAGGTGCTACTATTTATAGATTTACAAGTGACCAATTTTCATCTTTCTATACGAAAGTAATTAATACAAATTCTAGAGATGCTACTCATGTTTTAGATGGGCTTTTAAATCATGAAACTGATTTAAATATATTAGAACACTACACAGATACAGCTGGATATACTGATCAAGTATTTGGACTTACTCATCTTTTAGGATTCAGATTTGCTCCTAGAATACGTGATTTATCCGATGTAAAATTATTTTCTTTAAGTGAAACAAAGGTATCCAAAAATCTTGAAAGTATTTTAAAGGGCAAAATTAATGAAAAGATTATAAAAGAAAATTATGATGATGTTTTAAGATTAGCATCCTCAATTAGAGAAGGTAAAGTTAGCTCTTCACTAATATTAAGTAAATTAGGATCTTACTCTCGGCAAAATAGTATTTCTACAGCATTAAGAGAGATGGGGAAAATAGAAAAAACTATTTTTATTTTAGATTACTTATCAGATGAAAAGTTAAGAAGAAAAATTCATAGAGGTTTAAATAAAGGAGAAGCTATGAATGGTTTAGCAAGAGCTATTTTCTTTGGAAAGCAAGGTGAATTGAGAGAAAGGACTATCCAAAATCAACTTCAAAGAGCAAGTACACTTAATATTATTATAAATGCTATTAGTATTTGGAATACGATTTACTTAGAAAAGGCTGTTCAATATTTAAAAACTATTGAAGAGGTTGATGAGGCTTTGTTAAGCAACATATCTCCACTTGCTTGGGAGCATATTAATTTTTTAGGGGAATATAAATTTGATTCAGATTGTTGTACAACTTCTTTAGAATTTTTAAGAGAGCTAAATATAGATTAAGCATTGAAAATAAAGGGGTCATAGATGGTCAGGAAAATCCTTAGCGTTGTTATTCCGCGTTTTCCTGACGGGACCCCTACAAAGATGAAGAGTTTATAAGAATGTGGGTAGCAGATATGGAATTTGCAACACCTCAAGTGGTTATTGATGGAATAAAAGAAAGATTAGATAAAAGAATTTTTGGATATACGAGAATTTTTTCAAAGGATTACTATAACGCTTTCTCTAATTGGTGTATAAAAAGATATGGTTGGAATTTTGAACGAGAACATTTAGTAATGTCAAATGGAATAATCCCAGCTTTATATGAACTTGTAAACTATATTTGTGGTGAAGATGAAAAAGTTCTTTTCTTAACACCATCGTATGCGTATTTTAAATATGCTGCAGATTACAATAG includes the following:
- a CDS encoding Tn3 family transposase; translated protein: MSLRGKELFSQEQREMFMKIPEDELSLARYYTFSKYDLEIIQRHRRDENKIGFALQLAVLRYPGWPYSYIKSIPKIVISYIAKQIGTGIVPARRYPQRDNTLWQHMKEIKEEYGFISFGEVEHKKVFNYIYKLSLENEDTLYLFDECLNFFRKNKIILPGITTIENLIWEAKNEAEKILFDTLNNSLSEEQKEKLNSTLLVQPNIEERSRTTLGWLKTPTGFPSPETFLKLADKIEYIKDLHLDISLVQHFHSNRLLQLYRMAMRYEPYAFRDFKENKRYALLTILLINLSKDLIDKAFEVHDRQMLTLISKGRKAQEEIQKNNGKKLNEKIVQFASIGKSLIKAKEEGIDPFKALETIVNWENFVLSVNEAEKLARPVDYDYLDLLEKRFYFLRRYTPKFLHLLEFKSTKANESLIEGIDILKDINESGKRKIPEDAPIDFISKRWSKYVFEKDNSINRHYYEMAVLSELREHIRAGDISISGSRQYMDFEEYLFSKDEWQESKIFSRLAVSLELEDYFTERKLSMDKRLRWFSKNINQIKGISIENGKISISRLEKNIPLEAEQLSSKLYKLIPRINLTDLLIDVVNITGFHEEFIHASTNKKPDNSEKITLIAALIGMGTNIGLTKMADAASGISYKQMAYISQWRMHEDALNRAQVNLVNFHTKLNMSKYWGDGTTSSSDGMRMQLGVTSLHADSNPHYGTGKGATIYRFTSDQFSSFYTKVINTNSRDATHVLDGLLNHETDLNILEHYTDTAGYTDQVFGLTHLLGFRFAPRIRDLSDVKLFSLSETKVSKNLESILKGKINEKIIKENYDDVLRLASSIREGKVSSSLILSKLGSYSRQNSISTALREMGKIEKTIFILDYLSDEKLRRKIHRGLNKGEAMNGLARAIFFGKQGELRERTIQNQLQRASTLNIIINAISIWNTIYLEKAVQYLKTIEEVDEALLSNISPLAWEHINFLGEYKFDSDCCTTSLEFLRELNID